One stretch of Candidatus Baltobacteraceae bacterium DNA includes these proteins:
- a CDS encoding homogentisate 1,2-dioxygenase yields the protein MPFYVREGKLPAQRHTQFRKPNGGLYAEELISTKGFESIYSLAYHVRPPTATLDVRAWERPFVRYMPNDPLKNRHWFTARVKAEGDAVEGRVPLAGNDDIVISTATVSKPMDYFFRNAGGDELLFVQAGNGVLESPLGEIAYRAHDYLIIPCGVAYRLQPGNKTELFVAECSGPIEIPSKFRNPFGQLKEHAPYYERDFRAPVLREPHDEQGEFEVRISARGRTAIHVVQNHPFDVVGWDGYCYPVAFNADDYAPVTGKLHQPPSTHVIFEAAGAAFILFAPRLFDYHPQAVPAPYNHASVDCDEIIYYASGNFMSRRGIEERSITLHAAGAIHGPQPGAVEASLGKQATDELAVAVDCFAPLRIAEPAFSIEDAGYFRSWVAVSKP from the coding sequence ATGCCGTTCTACGTTCGAGAGGGCAAGCTGCCCGCGCAGCGCCATACGCAGTTCCGCAAGCCAAACGGAGGATTGTATGCCGAAGAGCTGATCTCGACCAAAGGCTTCGAAAGCATCTACTCGCTCGCATACCATGTACGGCCACCGACCGCAACGCTCGACGTGCGCGCTTGGGAACGTCCGTTCGTGCGCTACATGCCCAACGATCCGCTCAAGAACCGTCACTGGTTCACGGCGCGCGTGAAAGCCGAAGGGGACGCCGTCGAGGGCCGCGTCCCGCTCGCCGGCAACGACGACATTGTGATCTCGACTGCGACGGTCTCGAAACCGATGGACTATTTTTTCCGCAACGCCGGCGGCGACGAGCTGCTTTTCGTCCAAGCCGGCAACGGTGTTCTGGAATCGCCGCTGGGCGAAATCGCGTATCGCGCGCACGACTATCTCATCATCCCGTGCGGCGTTGCGTATCGTTTGCAGCCGGGCAACAAGACCGAGCTGTTCGTCGCCGAGTGTAGTGGGCCGATCGAGATCCCCTCAAAATTCCGGAATCCGTTCGGTCAGCTCAAAGAGCATGCACCATACTACGAACGCGATTTTCGCGCGCCGGTCTTACGCGAGCCGCACGACGAACAAGGTGAATTCGAAGTACGCATCAGTGCGCGCGGACGCACCGCGATTCACGTCGTCCAGAATCATCCTTTCGACGTCGTCGGCTGGGACGGATACTGCTATCCGGTCGCCTTCAATGCCGACGACTATGCGCCCGTGACGGGCAAGCTGCATCAACCGCCGTCGACGCACGTCATTTTCGAAGCCGCCGGTGCAGCGTTTATTCTTTTCGCGCCACGGCTATTCGACTATCATCCGCAAGCAGTCCCGGCTCCGTACAATCACGCTAGCGTCGATTGCGACGAGATCATCTACTATGCGAGCGGCAACTTTATGAGCCGCCGCGGCATCGAAGAGCGTTCGATCACGCTGCACGCAGCGGGCGCAATCCACGGTCCGCAACCGGGTGCAGTTGAAGCCTCGCTCGGAAAACAGGCGACGGACGAGCTGGCCGTTGCCGTCGATTGCTTTGCGCCGCTGCGAATCGCGGAGCCGGCGTTCTCAATCGAGGATGCCGGCTACTTCCGCTCGTGGGTCGCGGTTTCGAAACCGTAG
- a CDS encoding amidase, with amino-acid sequence MLSIRLNELTASDIVRAVRRGEVTCESIARACIERIDEREDAVQAWEYIDREAVMRTARSLDVRGARGILSGVPFGVKDIIDTADIPSQYGSPIYAGHQPKTDAACVALSRKADAVLLGKTVTTEFANRHPARTRHPLDPARTSGGSSSGSAAAVADMMVPVALGTQTTGSTIKPGSFCGVFAYRPTFGTLTCSGVKQSAWSLDTLGIYARSVEDISRYRDALLGRERESELSKVLKPRIAFCRTHKWDEVEPSTRALFEEAVLRLQQAGIDVRDVTLPTAFNEMEEAHKWISSYEFTRNYTWEIENHWDQISETLRKGRLKNGLSCTFERYSQAKLHVEQTRGMLDAIFNDYDVLLTSPVVGEAPVGFGDTGNSSLCGMWTALQVPVVTIPVFRGPSNLPIGAQIIARRSNDEALFGIADSIYRILT; translated from the coding sequence ATGCTGAGCATTCGCCTCAATGAGCTGACCGCATCCGACATCGTTCGAGCCGTACGTCGCGGCGAGGTCACCTGCGAATCGATAGCACGAGCCTGTATCGAGCGAATCGATGAACGTGAAGATGCGGTGCAAGCTTGGGAATACATCGATCGCGAGGCTGTTATGCGGACTGCGCGATCTCTCGACGTCCGCGGAGCACGCGGCATTCTTTCGGGAGTCCCGTTCGGCGTAAAGGACATCATCGATACCGCGGATATCCCGAGCCAATACGGTTCACCGATCTACGCCGGCCATCAGCCGAAAACGGACGCAGCGTGCGTCGCACTGAGCCGTAAGGCAGATGCCGTCCTCCTAGGTAAGACGGTCACGACGGAATTCGCGAATCGTCACCCGGCACGAACGCGGCATCCACTTGACCCTGCCCGAACGTCAGGCGGCTCATCGAGTGGCTCGGCCGCGGCTGTGGCCGACATGATGGTTCCCGTCGCCCTCGGAACGCAAACGACAGGTTCGACCATTAAACCCGGTTCGTTTTGCGGAGTGTTCGCTTATCGCCCGACGTTTGGCACGCTCACCTGTTCCGGCGTCAAACAATCCGCTTGGTCCCTTGACACACTCGGTATTTATGCGCGATCGGTCGAGGACATTTCGCGTTATCGAGATGCGCTGCTCGGACGTGAGCGTGAAAGCGAGTTAAGTAAAGTACTCAAGCCTCGCATCGCTTTTTGCCGAACGCACAAATGGGACGAGGTCGAGCCCTCGACGCGCGCGCTGTTCGAGGAGGCTGTGCTTCGGTTGCAGCAGGCAGGTATCGACGTGCGCGACGTCACGCTTCCCACAGCATTCAACGAGATGGAAGAAGCGCACAAATGGATCTCCAGCTATGAGTTTACACGCAACTACACCTGGGAGATCGAGAATCACTGGGATCAGATTAGCGAGACGTTGCGGAAAGGACGACTCAAGAACGGCCTAAGCTGCACGTTCGAGCGCTATTCGCAAGCGAAGCTTCACGTCGAGCAAACGCGCGGGATGCTCGATGCGATCTTTAACGACTACGACGTCTTGCTCACGTCGCCCGTCGTAGGCGAAGCTCCCGTCGGCTTCGGCGACACCGGAAATTCATCGCTCTGCGGAATGTGGACGGCTCTTCAGGTCCCCGTCGTCACGATACCGGTGTTTCGTGGGCCCTCAAATTTACCGATCGGCGCACAAATCATCGCGCGACGCAGCAACGACGAAGCGCTGTTTGGGATTGCGGACTCGATCTACAGGATTCTGACGTAG
- a CDS encoding tripartite tricarboxylate transporter substrate binding protein gives MASPAYADSFPSGPVRLIVPFPPGGGADAMARIIGPKVSQIAGQDFVIENHGGANGNIGAELVARANPDGYTVLLATANWTISESIYKSLPFNVISDFAPVAYLARTPNIIALNPSFPAKTLRDLEALAKASPGKINYSSDQGGPLRLGVELLASDTGINLMNVPYNGTAAAILGALRGDVAIVMAPAPAILPYVKSGKLKALAVSSTERLKSLPDVPTVAESGVPGFDVNQWYGIVAPAKTPKAAVDSLNAIFTKALRAPDLEGPLRDAILIPVGGSPQSFAEFVRNDVAKWAKVAKAANIPLS, from the coding sequence GTGGCATCACCAGCATATGCAGATTCCTTTCCGAGCGGCCCTGTTCGCCTCATCGTTCCCTTCCCGCCCGGCGGCGGTGCGGACGCGATGGCGCGCATCATCGGCCCGAAGGTAAGCCAGATCGCCGGTCAGGACTTCGTAATCGAGAATCACGGTGGAGCGAACGGAAATATCGGCGCGGAATTGGTCGCACGAGCCAATCCGGACGGATATACCGTTTTGCTTGCGACAGCAAACTGGACGATCAGCGAAAGCATTTACAAAAGCCTTCCGTTCAACGTTATTAGCGATTTTGCACCGGTCGCGTATCTCGCACGCACGCCGAACATCATCGCGCTCAATCCTTCGTTCCCGGCCAAGACGCTGAGGGACTTGGAAGCGCTTGCGAAGGCGTCGCCCGGAAAAATCAACTATTCGAGCGATCAAGGCGGCCCGCTGCGTCTCGGCGTTGAGCTGCTCGCCAGCGATACCGGAATCAATCTCATGAACGTACCGTACAACGGCACCGCCGCCGCGATCCTCGGAGCATTGCGTGGTGATGTCGCGATCGTCATGGCACCGGCTCCCGCCATTCTGCCCTACGTAAAATCCGGCAAGCTCAAAGCGCTCGCGGTATCAAGCACGGAGCGGCTCAAATCGTTACCGGATGTGCCGACGGTCGCCGAATCGGGCGTCCCGGGCTTCGATGTGAATCAGTGGTACGGAATCGTCGCGCCCGCAAAGACGCCAAAGGCCGCCGTCGATTCGCTCAACGCAATTTTCACCAAAGCCCTGCGCGCTCCTGATCTCGAGGGACCTCTGCGCGACGCCATCTTGATTCCGGTTGGGGGCTCGCCGCAAAGCTTCGCGGAGTTTGTACGAAACGACGTCGCAAAATGGGCGAAAGTCGCCAAGGCCGCGAACATTCCACTGAGCTAG
- a CDS encoding tripartite tricarboxylate transporter permease, protein MHQALTDLLYGFSVALEPHNLVWSLFGVLMGNLIGVLPGMGALSAMSLLLPLTHTMHAVPAILMLAGIFYGSQYGGAIGAILLNIPSHAAHAVTCIDGYQMTRNGKGGKALGIAVISSFFAASAGITVMIFASPLLVKLAYKFGPAEIFSIMMFGLLTGGTMAGKSPLKGIAMTILGMIIGLIGTDINSGTQRFTFGFIDLSDRADLVALALGLFGIGNFLRGINRTVVSASRVAVRLRDLRPSLAELKQAFLPMLRGTLIGTMFGAMPGTGPDITTFVAYSVERRISRTPERFGSGAIEGVAAPEAAAHSKTQVDFIPTMTLGIPGDAVMALILGALLIQGIQPGPQLITDHADIFWGLVASFWIGNILLVVLNIPLIRVWVKLLQVPYRFMFPSALFFMCVGVYTTNNSLFNVYELLFFGIAGAILLALDFPPAPILLGYILGPLVEENGRRALLLSHGDLRIFLQHPISECFVILCAALIVSQIFVAVRDAQRRRSQIFP, encoded by the coding sequence ATGCACCAAGCCCTCACCGATCTGCTCTACGGGTTTAGTGTCGCACTCGAACCACATAATCTAGTCTGGTCGCTTTTTGGCGTCCTGATGGGCAACTTGATCGGCGTTTTGCCCGGTATGGGCGCGCTCTCCGCGATGTCCCTCTTGCTGCCGCTCACCCACACGATGCACGCCGTACCGGCAATACTGATGCTGGCCGGCATTTTCTACGGATCCCAATACGGCGGTGCGATCGGAGCAATTCTGCTAAACATTCCATCGCACGCTGCGCACGCGGTAACTTGCATCGATGGATATCAGATGACCAGGAACGGCAAGGGCGGAAAGGCTCTCGGAATCGCGGTCATCTCTTCATTTTTTGCAGCGTCGGCCGGCATCACGGTCATGATTTTTGCATCACCGCTTCTCGTGAAGCTCGCGTACAAGTTCGGGCCGGCGGAAATCTTTTCGATCATGATGTTCGGTCTTCTCACCGGCGGGACGATGGCAGGCAAATCCCCGCTCAAAGGAATCGCGATGACGATCCTCGGCATGATCATCGGTCTGATCGGCACGGACATCAATAGCGGAACGCAGCGATTTACCTTCGGCTTCATCGATCTCAGCGACCGCGCCGACCTCGTCGCGCTGGCGCTCGGATTGTTCGGAATCGGTAATTTTCTAAGAGGCATAAATCGAACGGTTGTTTCCGCCTCTAGAGTCGCGGTTCGGTTGCGCGATCTCCGGCCGTCGCTCGCGGAGTTAAAACAAGCATTCTTACCAATGCTCCGAGGCACATTGATCGGGACGATGTTCGGTGCGATGCCCGGAACAGGCCCTGATATCACAACTTTTGTGGCATATTCGGTGGAGCGCCGTATCTCACGCACGCCCGAACGCTTCGGAAGCGGCGCAATTGAAGGCGTAGCCGCACCGGAAGCTGCGGCACACTCGAAGACGCAGGTGGACTTCATCCCGACGATGACGCTGGGGATTCCAGGCGATGCCGTGATGGCGCTTATCCTCGGCGCGCTGCTAATCCAAGGTATTCAGCCCGGCCCCCAGCTCATTACCGACCACGCCGACATTTTTTGGGGACTCGTAGCGAGCTTTTGGATCGGCAACATCTTGCTGGTGGTGCTCAATATACCGTTGATTCGCGTGTGGGTGAAGCTGCTTCAGGTACCCTACCGCTTCATGTTCCCTTCCGCGTTGTTCTTCATGTGTGTCGGCGTGTACACGACGAACAATTCGTTATTTAACGTATACGAGTTGCTATTTTTCGGGATCGCCGGCGCAATCTTGTTAGCACTCGATTTTCCGCCAGCGCCGATTTTACTCGGTTATATTCTCGGCCCGCTCGTCGAAGAGAACGGACGCCGTGCGTTGCTGCTTTCGCACGGCGATCTTCGAATATTCTTGCAGCATCCGATTAGCGAATGCTTTGTGATTTTGTGCGCCGCGCTCATCGTCTCGCAAATCTTCGTAGCGGTTCGTGATGCGCAACGCCGTCGATCACAGATCTTTCCCTGA
- a CDS encoding tripartite tricarboxylate transporter TctB family protein yields MQALRTRGTTDIIGGALMFLIGTGAAYQGTSYQVGTLEIMGPGFFPVTLGVALALVGAAIAINGLRTRTSPGTMERPEWRGWIAIIGGVLAFAIVGKHLGLAGGSFSVVLISALGDRQNTLKDALLLALAIVVVCILLFAVALKVEFPLFSWQ; encoded by the coding sequence ATGCAAGCCTTGAGAACAAGGGGCACGACTGATATCATCGGCGGCGCGCTTATGTTTTTGATCGGCACCGGGGCTGCTTATCAAGGCACTTCGTATCAAGTCGGAACGCTCGAGATCATGGGGCCCGGCTTCTTTCCCGTGACTCTTGGAGTCGCGCTTGCGCTCGTCGGTGCCGCAATTGCGATCAATGGGCTGCGTACGCGTACGTCACCCGGAACGATGGAACGCCCGGAATGGCGCGGCTGGATCGCAATTATCGGCGGCGTCCTCGCCTTCGCGATCGTCGGAAAGCATCTTGGACTTGCGGGCGGCAGCTTTTCGGTCGTCCTGATTTCCGCACTCGGCGATCGTCAGAACACGCTCAAGGATGCACTCCTCCTCGCGCTGGCGATCGTCGTCGTTTGCATACTTCTCTTCGCCGTTGCATTGAAGGTCGAGTTCCCGCTTTTCAGTTGGCAGTAG
- a CDS encoding amidohydrolase family protein: MLDLIVRSDTVVTPGGVGDYEVAIHQEKIVAVGARGTFRNDQAHAVIEATGKIVIPGGIDPHIHCKWGTPVGTVSAGSEVVSRAALYGGTTTIIDFAVWDEGLTLQDAIERREGDFRGQCHCDYAFHVTLHGAVPENVIAQIPETISAGYPTIKIYTTDVRPARKNWKLHFGDIWEVLQQLAGNGGLACIHSEDDDLVMHMYKKLFAQGRGHFSNMAEVHSALSEDLSFRRVIRLAENVEGAALYLMHVSAAAGVNAIEESRAKGFPIYGETLHQFALFTSEDYKRPNGQIYHTYPSLKTGADQVALWDAITRSGALSTMSTDGVCTPYSVKIAREQIDDTTGGNVGVEPRVSVVYTEMVTKRKCTLEHFVDVIAANAARIMGLYPRKGAITAGSDADITILDPRSSRKIQKENLHESDYTPWEGYETAVWPSTTILRGKRVVEDAVFLGTPGGGQNVPRKIASDILSGAALSRKT, translated from the coding sequence GTGCTTGACCTGATCGTACGCAGCGATACAGTCGTGACACCAGGCGGAGTCGGTGACTACGAAGTCGCCATACACCAGGAAAAAATTGTTGCAGTTGGCGCGCGTGGCACGTTTAGAAATGATCAAGCGCATGCCGTGATCGAGGCAACCGGCAAAATCGTCATCCCCGGTGGAATCGATCCGCACATCCACTGCAAGTGGGGCACACCGGTAGGGACGGTCAGCGCGGGATCAGAGGTCGTCAGCCGAGCGGCACTTTACGGTGGTACCACAACGATTATTGATTTCGCCGTTTGGGATGAGGGGCTAACGCTACAGGACGCGATCGAACGAAGAGAGGGTGACTTTCGCGGGCAGTGCCATTGCGACTATGCCTTTCACGTCACGCTTCACGGTGCCGTTCCCGAGAACGTCATCGCACAAATTCCGGAAACAATTAGCGCGGGATATCCTACTATAAAGATCTACACGACGGACGTCCGGCCGGCGCGTAAGAACTGGAAGCTGCACTTCGGTGACATCTGGGAAGTGCTTCAGCAGCTCGCCGGCAATGGTGGCCTCGCGTGCATCCATTCCGAAGACGACGATCTCGTCATGCATATGTACAAGAAGCTCTTTGCGCAAGGGCGCGGCCATTTCTCCAATATGGCTGAAGTGCACAGCGCGCTCTCCGAAGATTTGTCCTTCCGGCGCGTGATACGGCTTGCCGAAAATGTGGAAGGCGCCGCGCTCTATCTCATGCACGTCAGCGCAGCCGCGGGCGTGAATGCGATCGAGGAATCGCGGGCTAAAGGGTTTCCAATATATGGGGAGACGCTCCACCAATTCGCCCTATTCACGAGTGAGGATTACAAGCGTCCGAACGGACAGATCTATCACACGTATCCGTCTCTTAAGACAGGTGCGGATCAAGTAGCGCTCTGGGACGCGATAACGAGGTCGGGAGCGCTTAGTACGATGTCGACCGACGGCGTGTGCACGCCCTATTCGGTGAAGATTGCGCGCGAACAAATTGACGACACGACCGGAGGTAATGTCGGTGTCGAACCGCGCGTAAGCGTCGTCTACACCGAGATGGTTACGAAACGAAAATGTACGCTTGAGCATTTCGTCGACGTGATCGCAGCGAATGCAGCGCGCATAATGGGGCTTTATCCTCGCAAGGGGGCTATCACGGCCGGGAGCGACGCGGATATAACGATTCTAGATCCGCGTTCCTCGCGAAAGATTCAGAAAGAGAACCTCCACGAATCGGACTACACACCGTGGGAAGGTTACGAAACAGCGGTCTGGCCTTCAACGACGATCCTGCGTGGAAAAAGAGTCGTCGAAGACGCTGTGTTCTTGGGTACGCCGGGCGGCGGCCAGAACGTGCCGCGTAAGATTGCGTCCGATATTCTATCCGGAGCCGCCTTGAGCCGTAAAACCTAG
- a CDS encoding DUF2461 domain-containing protein translates to MERFEGFPPRGLRFLRDLAKNNDRAWFLARKHIYEEDLLLPMQRLVNELSNRFERKRIPVYGDLRRSIFRIYRDVRFSKNKLPYKTHFAAYLSPDGGRHTPGGLYIHVTPKEPFLSLAFYDMHPKLLQRWRIAMSEDPKDFTKVIRALKRTKLELIHPDDEDDSLQRMPRGFTHLNDTPLGPYFRLRNFLIHDDLPVKMLSSRALVERSVRFVERCLPLLAYGWRLAAESFEATGYDDFG, encoded by the coding sequence ATGGAGAGATTTGAAGGCTTCCCCCCACGGGGGCTCCGTTTTCTACGCGATTTAGCCAAAAACAACGATCGCGCGTGGTTTTTGGCCCGCAAGCACATCTACGAAGAAGATTTGCTACTCCCGATGCAGAGGCTCGTCAACGAGCTCTCCAATCGCTTCGAGCGTAAGCGCATCCCGGTATACGGTGATTTGCGCCGCTCGATTTTCCGAATCTATCGCGACGTGCGATTCAGTAAGAACAAGCTTCCGTACAAGACGCACTTTGCCGCGTATCTTTCACCCGACGGCGGACGACATACGCCGGGCGGACTTTACATCCACGTCACGCCGAAGGAACCGTTCCTCTCACTCGCTTTCTACGACATGCATCCCAAACTGTTGCAGCGTTGGCGCATAGCGATGTCCGAGGATCCGAAAGACTTCACCAAGGTGATTCGCGCGCTGAAACGCACGAAGCTGGAGCTCATTCATCCCGACGACGAAGACGATTCGTTGCAACGCATGCCGCGCGGCTTCACACATCTGAACGATACGCCGCTCGGACCATATTTTCGCTTGCGGAACTTTCTTATCCACGACGACCTGCCGGTCAAGATGCTCAGCTCGCGCGCACTCGTTGAGCGCTCCGTTCGATTCGTCGAGCGCTGCTTGCCGCTGCTGGCATACGGCTGGCGCCTGGCTGCCGAGAGCTTCGAAGCAACCGGCTACGACGACTTCGGTTGA